In Bacteroides coprosuis DSM 18011, the following are encoded in one genomic region:
- a CDS encoding hypothetical protein (KEGG: ptm:GSPATT00018703001 hypothetical protein~SPTR: Putative uncharacterized protein;~IMG reference gene:2504107377) produces the protein MKNRKIMIGYLFCMLFFACSQSIELDQPLAVEKQEQGETHLQIAITRTSEDNLVEIKSGILILVDYRNSEEWYVEDKIQFTSEDLKEGTLSLVTKACKGEYKMLVIANPTKEMKDKILKSSEPWNIEYPFTREQVDDPGELLNVFSNTMEDFTNNSNQINIEYQSEDNPIKVSLRLKRILACFYLEDYVGYVTDRVNPDMNVDNIQLKLDGFHLLTVPNGFYLWERWGLLNEADPNSYFPFSVYKKKETDLGVIYKYSNVLVKGGKQYAVDWNSNFNPEERFGKGPFYMPDNFALTYMPSKNEYVAYQCKTTELIIRLKAEKTFYSHKYTNEGPIYIRKEEDKSASVIFENKEGYMYLTYVFRDPNHKKRYNDKEDLYPSVFRGTKYTITFNQIRSYGGNFPRNDMDRYNVDRDLYNVLGELTNNLSTRVKQGDFLELAIDAQPWSE, from the coding sequence ATGAAAAATAGAAAGATAATGATAGGGTATCTCTTTTGTATGTTGTTTTTTGCTTGTTCGCAATCTATTGAGTTAGATCAGCCTCTTGCTGTTGAAAAACAAGAACAAGGGGAAACTCATCTACAAATTGCTATTACTCGTACGAGCGAGGATAATTTAGTTGAAATTAAATCTGGTATCTTAATATTAGTTGATTATAGAAATAGTGAAGAGTGGTATGTCGAAGATAAAATACAGTTTACAAGTGAAGATCTAAAAGAGGGTACACTATCATTGGTTACCAAAGCTTGCAAGGGAGAGTATAAAATGTTAGTTATAGCAAATCCCACCAAAGAGATGAAGGATAAAATCTTGAAGAGTTCGGAACCTTGGAATATCGAGTACCCTTTTACCAGAGAGCAAGTTGATGATCCGGGAGAACTATTAAATGTGTTTTCAAATACGATGGAAGATTTTACCAACAATTCTAATCAGATAAATATTGAATATCAATCGGAGGATAATCCTATAAAAGTATCACTAAGATTAAAGAGGATTCTTGCTTGTTTTTACTTAGAAGACTACGTGGGGTATGTTACAGATCGAGTTAATCCTGATATGAATGTAGATAACATTCAATTAAAATTGGATGGCTTTCATCTCTTAACAGTTCCAAATGGGTTTTATCTCTGGGAGAGATGGGGACTATTAAATGAAGCAGACCCCAATAGTTATTTTCCCTTCAGTGTATATAAGAAAAAAGAAACGGACCTAGGTGTTATTTATAAATACTCAAACGTACTAGTAAAAGGGGGTAAGCAGTATGCTGTGGATTGGAATTCCAACTTTAATCCAGAAGAAAGATTTGGCAAGGGTCCTTTTTATATGCCCGATAATTTTGCTCTTACTTATATGCCCTCTAAGAATGAGTATGTTGCATATCAGTGTAAAACAACAGAATTAATTATTAGGTTAAAAGCTGAAAAAACATTTTATAGTCATAAGTATACAAATGAAGGGCCTATCTATATCAGAAAAGAGGAAGATAAGAGTGCTTCTGTGATATTTGAGAACAAAGAGGGGTACATGTACCTTACTTATGTCTTTAGAGACCCCAATCATAAGAAACGCTATAATGATAAAGAAGATCTATACCCCTCTGTATTTCGTGGTACTAAATATACTATAACCTTTAACCAAATACGGAGTTATGGTGGCAATTTTCCTAGAAATGATATGGATAGATATAATGTAGATAGAGATTTATATAATGTATTGGGTGAGTTAACTAATAATCTGTCAACAAGGGTAAAACAGGGAGATTT
- a CDS encoding hypothetical protein (KEGG: cyc:PCC7424_3298 hypothetical protein~SPTR: RND superfamily resistance-nodulation-cell division acriflavin:proton (H+) antiporter;~IMG reference gene:2504107378): protein MKQERFIYGLVLLLALWACGEHKDAEQVYTPMHESSLSILVDIKGGGCSNSKTRTNSENVRPAIRSLSVEIYSTSGKIIANKQVKWIDSADEHLITFSNLLLGGGEKVCIMANPHEKHESLTHIPIEDIQPDKNSSVEESMYRIPYYGVGKTKMQAYGEFSANVELVPIALRVEIVGNIKYDEAFLHSLKVDVITPSNYTKEFGKSDKYTPCTENKGPLWIDLEGDDYEKMKKGEYMPVFHFFPGDEQRIHIHIEAEIYQIQEFDENDLPIQNEYPKFDNMKSYVYKPTLINKESIPKDIFEFLKTLELKEMYYDISQKEKPKVLLFKQGEQEFYITDVHDLFQYFKIATRLSEDKGDVGFFGLISFKNNENQLIDDGCYKANTIYHIDLSKIDWNGDGIINEEDKYNPYIHGYGQSGKLENVNLNYELILGLDDWESGDVELN, encoded by the coding sequence ATGAAACAAGAAAGATTCATATATGGCTTGGTTCTCCTACTTGCTCTATGGGCTTGTGGCGAACATAAGGATGCAGAGCAGGTATATACACCCATGCACGAATCTAGCTTATCTATCCTTGTTGATATCAAAGGGGGAGGCTGCTCCAATTCCAAAACAAGAACAAATTCAGAAAATGTACGTCCAGCTATTCGATCTTTAAGTGTTGAAATATATAGTACTAGCGGAAAAATAATAGCTAATAAACAAGTAAAATGGATTGATTCTGCAGATGAACATCTCATCACATTTTCTAATCTCTTACTAGGAGGTGGGGAAAAAGTATGTATCATGGCCAACCCTCATGAAAAGCATGAATCTCTAACTCACATTCCAATAGAAGATATTCAACCTGATAAAAACTCTTCTGTAGAAGAAAGTATGTATAGAATACCTTATTATGGAGTAGGTAAAACCAAAATGCAAGCGTATGGAGAGTTTTCTGCTAACGTAGAGTTGGTACCTATTGCTTTAAGAGTAGAGATAGTAGGGAATATCAAGTATGATGAAGCTTTTTTACATTCTCTCAAAGTAGATGTAATTACCCCTTCCAATTATACAAAAGAGTTTGGTAAGTCTGATAAATACACCCCGTGTACCGAAAACAAGGGGCCATTATGGATTGATTTGGAGGGTGATGATTATGAAAAGATGAAAAAAGGAGAGTATATGCCCGTATTTCATTTTTTTCCTGGAGATGAACAGCGCATACATATACACATAGAGGCTGAGATATATCAAATCCAGGAGTTTGATGAGAACGATTTACCTATCCAAAACGAATATCCCAAATTTGACAATATGAAGTCTTATGTTTATAAACCAACTCTTATAAATAAGGAAAGCATACCAAAGGATATATTTGAATTTTTAAAAACATTAGAGTTGAAAGAGATGTATTATGATATAAGTCAGAAAGAAAAGCCAAAAGTACTCTTATTTAAACAGGGTGAGCAAGAATTTTATATAACAGATGTGCATGACCTATTTCAATACTTTAAAATAGCAACTCGTTTAAGTGAAGATAAAGGGGATGTAGGATTCTTTGGATTAATCTCTTTCAAAAATAATGAAAATCAGCTTATAGACGATGGGTGTTATAAAGCGAATACGATATACCACATTGATTTATCAAAAATAGATTGGAATGGTGATGGTATTATCAATGAAGAAGATAAATACAACCCTTATATTCATGGGTATGGTCAGTCTGGCAAACTAGAGAATGTTAATCTAAACTATGAGTTGATTTTAGGGTTGGATGACTGGGAAAGTGGGGATGTTGAATTAAATTAA
- a CDS encoding hypothetical protein (KEGG: pfh:PFHG_03510 conserved hypothetical protein~SPTR: Putative uncharacterized protein;~IMG reference gene:2504107379~PFAM: Protein of unknown function (DUF1812)): MKKNYLLLCCLIALLGSCITEKPSTDCLEKVTLQFIYKADGTRNVVEKYLNCAMLLVYNENDQLVFQKSISSEELTKEHQFSMYLPIGHYNIVCWGNSNKYTTFCNVENRKTALVSCPSFVKGESIPTNDHLYYTSKSLEVEYKKENQYSLEFTSAHIDIDVFVRGTESDPYIELDNVMPQYNIHMEEAQPFTAKYTPDVYYCGEFKCFRSTLAVFRFQERCPLILRVYIKEKQDPIEIKMSDVLKESEDSRPIATRQEAKVSVFVDYNENNLSIYTQVSDWDEEFVIPEIE; this comes from the coding sequence ATGAAAAAGAACTATTTATTACTTTGCTGTCTGATAGCATTATTGGGCTCTTGTATAACCGAGAAACCCTCAACAGACTGCTTGGAAAAGGTGACTTTACAATTCATATACAAGGCAGATGGAACAAGAAATGTAGTAGAGAAATACCTAAATTGTGCTATGCTGTTAGTCTATAATGAGAATGATCAATTAGTCTTTCAAAAATCTATCTCTAGTGAGGAGTTGACTAAGGAACATCAATTTTCTATGTATTTGCCTATTGGTCATTACAATATAGTATGCTGGGGAAATAGCAATAAATACACAACATTTTGTAATGTAGAGAATAGAAAAACTGCACTTGTATCTTGTCCTTCCTTTGTGAAAGGAGAATCAATACCTACTAATGATCATCTATATTATACATCTAAAAGCTTAGAGGTAGAATATAAAAAAGAGAATCAATATTCACTTGAGTTTACATCGGCACATATTGATATTGATGTTTTTGTGAGAGGAACAGAGTCCGATCCTTATATAGAGCTAGACAATGTGATGCCACAATACAATATTCACATGGAAGAGGCACAACCGTTTACTGCTAAATATACACCAGATGTATATTATTGTGGTGAGTTCAAATGTTTCCGATCTACCTTGGCTGTATTTCGCTTTCAAGAACGATGTCCTTTGATACTTCGCGTTTATATCAAAGAAAAACAAGACCCTATTGAGATTAAAATGAGCGATGTGCTAAAAGAATCTGAAGACTCACGTCCTATTGCTACCCGACAAGAAGCAAAAGTATCAGTTTTTGTAGATTATAATGAAAACAACTTATCTATATATACTCAAGTATCCGATTGGGATGAAGAGTTTGTGATACCTGAGATAGAATAA